From the Lathyrus oleraceus cultivar Zhongwan6 chromosome 4, CAAS_Psat_ZW6_1.0, whole genome shotgun sequence genome, one window contains:
- the LOC127076780 gene encoding uncharacterized protein LOC127076780, translating to MSNFLSNQIDSSSSSSCYLARTLKTKRGKNLHHQPATWSMSSMITALPQYPSSPPPPPPEDNATHFSTPRNQRLGMTYIENNCFSDIDEWLEHANKFCKTFNHHNEDNHAEQQHDLRISAVCNNFLIAQEHELYNIMLPCVREETPLPQNITSCINRHGVGGRGDSRYQPYDGLLNEDRRRKLEAYKDVRNKAKHLQLTQRLRRKEEAIKNWELHQTRKAMDHMDKIQNELERKQVMASAKTQKKIRSVREKAEKQKLKLRQSTMKKFKQLQIQETHSSSDTSWDSRLHLY from the exons ATGTCTAATTTTCTTTCAAACCAAATAgattcttcttcttcatcttcttgtTATTTAGCAAGAACCTTGAAAACTAAACGTGGCAAGAATCTTCATCATCAACCTGCAACATGGAGCATGAGTTCCATGATCACAGCATTGCCACAATATCCATCAtctcctcctcctcctcctcccgaAGACAATGCCACTCACTTCTCCACTCCAAGAAACCAG AGATTAGGCATGACCTACATAGAAAACAATTGCTTCTCTGATATTGATGAATGGTTAGAACATGCAAACAAGTTCTGTAAAACCTTCAACCATCACAATGAGGATAATCATGCAG AACAACAACATGACTTGAGAATCTCAGCAGTATGCAACAATTTCTTAATAGCTCAAGAACACGAACTTTACAACATAATGTTACCATGTGTGAGAGAAGAAACTCCTCTTCCACAAAATATTACTTCATGCATTAACAGACATGGGGTTGGAGGAAGAGGAGATAGCAGATATCAACCTTATGATGGATTATTGAATGAAGACAGAAGGAGGAAACTTGAAGCTTATAAAGATGTACGTAACAAGGCCAAACATCTTCAACTTACGCAAAG GTTGAGAAGGAAAGAAGAAGCTATAAAAAACTGGGAATTGCACCAAACGAGAAAAGCCATGGATCACATGGATAAAATTCAG AATGAGCTTGAAAGAAAGCAAGTGATGGCATCAGCAAAGACTCAAAAGAAAATAAGGTCAGTGAGGGAAAAGGCAGAGAAGCAGAAGCTGAAGTTGAGGCAATCAACAATGAAAAAGTTTAAACAACTTCAAATACAAGAAACTCATTCCTCTTCAGATACTTCATGGGACTCACGCTTGCATTTGTATtag
- the LOC127076781 gene encoding vacuolar-sorting receptor 1: MKMLTKFSFLWCIWIFLCGSCCMGRFVVEKNNLKITSPKSLRGVYECAIGNFGVPKYGGTMIGTVVYPKFNQNGCHRFNDADTSLSSKPGSFPSFVLVDRGDCYFTLKAWNAQMGGAAAILVADDRVEPLITMDTPEEGTGANADDYIEKITIPSALISKSLGDNIKKALSSGGMVNVNLDWREALPHPDERVEYELWTSSNDECGPKCESEINFLRSFKGAAQLLEQKGYTRFTPHYITWYCPEAFILSQQCKAQCINNGRYCAPDPEQDFSRGYDGKDVVVQNLRQACFFKVANDSGKPWQWWDYVTDFAIRCPMRAHRYTEECSDQVVQSLGVDLKKIKECMGDRNANIENPILKAEQDAQIGHGTRGDVTILPTLVINNRQYRGMLSKAAVLKAICASFQETTEPSICLTPDMETNECLVNNGGCWQDKAANITACRDTFRGRICECPIVQNVKFVGDGYIHCEASGPLRCAVNNGGCWQGSQSGRAYSACIDDHTKGCKCPRGFRGDGVHSCEDVDECKEKLACQCPECSCKNTWGSYECSCSNGLFYMRESDMCIGKYSASVSNGGFIWMLILILGIGGAGGYAFYKYRIQRYMDYEIRAIMAQYMPLDNQPENLNQVQHAV, from the exons ATGAAAATGTTGACAAAGTTTAGTTTTTTATGGTGTATTTGGATTTTTCTTTGTGGGTCTTGTTGTATGGGAAGATTTGTGGTAGAAAAAAACAATTTGAAAATCACTTCTCCAAAATCATTGAGAGGTGTTTATGAATGTGCAATTGGGAATTTTGGGGTTCCAAAATATGGTGGAACCATGATTGGAACAGTTGTTTACCCTAAGTTTAATCAGAATGGATGCCACAGATTTAATGATGCTGATACATCCTTGAGTTCCAAGCCTGGAAGCTTCCCTTCCTTTGTTCTTGTTGATCGCGGAG ATTGTTACTTCACTTTGAAGGCATGGAATGCTCAAATGGGTGGAGCAGCAGCGATTCTTGTTGCGGATGACAGAGTAGAACCATTGATCACTATGGACACTCCTGAAGAAGGGACCGGTGCTAATGCCGATGATTATATTGAAAAGATTACAATTCCATCTGCTCTTATCAGCAAATCACTCGGCGACAATATCAAGAAGGCTCTCTCGAGTGGAGGAATGGTGAACGTGAATCTCGATTGGAGAGAAGCACTTCCACACCCCGACGAGAGAGTTGAATATGAGTTATGGACGAGTAGCAACGATGAGTGTGGTCCAAAGTGTGAGAGTGAGATTAACTTTTTGAGGAGTTTTAAAGGCGCGGCTCAATTACTTGAGCAAAAGGGGTACACTCGGTTTACGCCTCACTATATAACTTGGTATTGTCCAGAAGCATTCATCTTAAGCCAACAGTGTAAAGCTCAGTGCATTAATAATGGGAGGTACTGTGCACCGGATCCTGAGCAAGATTTTAGTAGAGGCTATGATGGAAAAGATGTTGTTGTTCAAAATTTGCGCCAAGCTTGCTTCTTTAAAGTTGCTAACGATAGTGGTAAGCCTTGGCAATGGTGGGACTATGTTACCGACTTTGCAATCCGATGTCCAATGAGAGCACATAGATACACCGAAGAATGTTCCGATCAAGTTGTTCAATCTCTTG GTGTTGATTTGAAAAAGATTAAAGAATGCATGGGGGATCGCAACGCAAACATTGAAAATCCTATCCTTAAGGCTGAACAGGATGCACAG ATTGGACACGGTACTCGTGGCGATGTTACAATACTACCCACTCTTGTTATAAACAACAGACAATATAGAG GCATGCTGTCGAAAGCAGCGGTATTGAAAGCAATCTGTGCAAGTTTCCAAGAGACTACTGAGCCATCAATTTGCTTAACTCCAG ACATGGAAACAAATGAGTGTTTGGTAAACAATGGTGGTTGTTGGCAAGACAAAGCTGCCAACATTACAGCATGCAGG GACACTTTCCGGGGAAGAATATGCGAATGCCCTATTGTACAAAATGTGAAGTTTGTTGGTGATGGATATATTCATTGCGAAG CTAGTGGACCTTTGAGGTGTGCAGTCAACAACGGAGGTTGTTGGCAGGGATCCCAAAGCGGTCGGGCTTACTCTGCTTGTATC GACGATCATACAAAAGGTTGCAAGTGTCCACGTGGATTCAGAGGCGACGGAGTCCACTCATGTGAAG ATGTGGATGAGTGCAAAGAGAAATTGGCATGCCAGTGCCCAGAGTGCAGCTGCAAAAACACCTGGGGGAGTTACGAATGCTCATGTAGTAACGGTTTGTTCTATATGCGCGAAAGTGACATGTGTATTG GCAAGTATAGTGCTTCGGTGTCGAACGGGGGATTCATTTGGATGCTTATACTGATATTAGGTATTGGTGGCGCTGGCGGATATGCATTCTACAAGTACAGAATCCAG AGATATATGGATTATGAGATAAGAGCAATAATGGCGCAATATATGCCATTGGATAATCAACCGGAGAACTTAAATCAAGTTCAGCATGCTGTGTAG